One Myxococcus guangdongensis DNA segment encodes these proteins:
- a CDS encoding type I polyketide synthase, whose amino-acid sequence MTAEGSMSEQAIQAWLVARITALLGLETLDPQERLSRYGLDSVKVVALMTELSRVLGRPVSPLLFWRHPSIQALSAALVGRAETGSRPVATTSASRPVDEPIAVVGLACRMPGAPDVASFWRRLCEGYDAMREVPAERWDIDAYHDTELQAPGKMVARRASFVDGVQGFDPLFFGISPREAEQMDPQQRLMLELAWEVLEDAGVPATGLRDSSTGVFVGAIWHDYAVLHQNACAAVTPHTATGQALNIVANRISYALGLRGPSVTLDTACSSSLVAAHLACQSLRAGECRLALVGGVNLLLAPETSVALTKFGGLSPDGASKAFAADANGFARGEGAGMVALMPLSAAQAAGVPIYCVIRGGAVNNNGFGNGLTAPSASAQESLLRDAYARAGVTPSRVHYVETHGPGTALGDPIEAGALGTVLGEGREAERALLIGSVKTNIGHLEGAAGIAGLLKVALALAHRRVPPNLHFDAPNPLIDFGTLRLMVPERLSPWPAEDEKALAGVSAFGWGGTNCHLVLEEAPGSRAELLPLAASDVATLRAEVEKVAARASDAGSLETLAELCQPWARSVGEGEHRVAFTARSRAELAEEARAFLAGQERVGLVVGKGERPSPRIAFVCTPQGSQWDGMGRELLHREPVFRAKVESLDAAFRPLAGWSLVEALVTPHPRAEDADVVQPLLFAVQVGLAALWRSWGVEPEVVVGHSLGEVVAACITGALSTEDSAWLVHHYSRLQQRTAGRSGMALVGLPGVEVEVLLTPLEGRVVVAGFNDPSTTVVSGEAGALDGLLAELSSHGVFCSRIPVNVAAHSPEMDAIREDLDAAFARMTPRPSAPRWVSTVTGEDLEGASLEASYWSRNLRQPVRFTQAVEKLAAEGIDTFVELSAHPVMRRSLEQALARTERTTLTVASMRRDDARGGLLDALGALYAWGAPVCWPGTPTVDGAVLLPLSARTPQALADLARSLVPHCDAASSTSLADIAATLALHRSPLDQRLALVARDLAGAREGLEAFLRQEPRPGLVVGQGPASSRTPVVFVFPGQGSQWVGMGRELLRSEPVFRAAMQDCDAALRAFVDWSLLEVLASSDAGWLERIDVVQPALFSMQVGLARLWRSWGITPDAVVGHSMGEVAAAHVAGALTLEDAARIICRRSKLLLRTSGQGAMAVTELSLDEAREVLRGVEDRLSVAASNSPRSTVLSGDPQALQQVLETLTQRQVFCRPVKVNVASHSPQMEPLRAELLEVLDGLSPRASEVALHSTVLGRVAEGTELTPAYWVRNLRDPVLLSQVVESLVATGHGLFVEVSAHPVLLPSIEQTLAHLGKPGTVLPSLRREQPERVVMLESLGRLFTQGREVSWRAVTPEEGRQVSLPTYPWQRDRYWFQPGAAGASRSAGQGHAVLGVSRRSSLRPGARFWDVDVAVERLPYLKDHRVQGTVVLPAAAYLDWALAAAREALGEGAWALEDVRIDEALALPEDGSRPTQLVLTSESAQGASFKVSSFVPVSGESAEVWTVHASGSVRPLATGAEVSAVSLDEVRRRCTQVREGSAHYGEMEARGLSYGPTFQGLREVWRRDGEALGRLEVPEALGSVRGLHPAMLDASLQVLLEAFPSGGGTHVPVRVRRFAVSRAGTPVRWAHARLSEPVAGETTRQGDVWLLDADGKWVAEVRGMVLAPLAGQRDARLVAQDRALFEMAWHRVDAPTTSQPVDAPWLVLMDGQGHGAALVSQLEARGGTCVKVEAGTEFRKLGARHFEVAPGSREHLQRLLTEAFPEGQSCGGVVYLWALEASEVEVSGARASDEAERLCGGALHLVQELTRAGWRTAPRLWLVTKGAQAVGGEPRVNAVQGSLWGLGRVVSHEHPELRCTCVDVEALSPDAVASLLTAELLAGAKDEQVALRAQGRHAARLARRLPGDASRESAEPRLPVEGHAFRVEIPTPGVLDRLVARVTERRRPARGEVEVQVEAAALNFIDVMKAMGIYPGLPPGPVSLGGECAGRVVSVGEGVTGFSPGQRVVAVAGGSLGSHVIADARFVRPCPEGMSAEDVSTVPLVFMTAWYALEHLGRLQKGERILIHSAAGGLGLAAVQVAQARGAEIFATAGTPEKREFLRSLGIAHVMDSRTLAFADEVKRLTNGEGVDVVLNSLSGDAIPRGLELLGPDGRFLEVGKRDIYDGRALELTPFRKSISYTAIDLAGLQERKPVLFARLLQEVMEQVESGALRPLPYQRFPVSRVADAFREMAQGRHTGKLVIGMEDPTLKVAPARSGFRVRADGTYLVTGGLGGLGLSAAKWLVEHGARNLLLMGRSAPSQAARGTLTELETLGARVVVAQSDVADAEQLRAALARTRDGALPPLRGVLHCAGVLEDATLSRLTTSHLRTVMAPKVRGAWNLHELTRGESLDFFVLYSSVASLLGLPGQGNYAAANAAMDSLAHHRRAVGLPATSVNWGPFSDVGLAAAQSNRGERLAYQGMASFVAREGEELLRRLLDEGATQAAAVRLDVRQWLEFFPSVAPLRVWSELSAEGRGEVARPGSDFLGTLKQAEPGARLEMLEAHLRERIAQVLRLEPSRVGRADPFRALGLDSLMSLELRNRVEASLGLKLSATLLWTHSTLGALSVHLLERLELAPVREPSTPSPSKENPERPPEESAAELAALSDEHLLDLFDDALTALENES is encoded by the coding sequence ATGACGGCTGAAGGTTCGATGTCGGAGCAGGCCATCCAGGCGTGGCTCGTCGCGCGCATCACCGCGCTGTTGGGCCTGGAGACGCTGGACCCCCAGGAGCGACTGAGCCGCTACGGGCTGGACTCCGTGAAGGTCGTGGCCTTGATGACGGAGCTGTCCCGTGTGCTGGGCCGCCCCGTGTCGCCCCTGTTGTTCTGGCGGCACCCGTCGATTCAGGCGCTGTCGGCGGCGCTGGTGGGACGCGCGGAGACCGGGTCCCGGCCGGTGGCCACGACGTCGGCCTCGCGTCCGGTGGATGAGCCCATCGCGGTGGTGGGGCTGGCGTGCCGCATGCCGGGCGCGCCGGACGTGGCCTCGTTCTGGCGGCGCCTGTGCGAGGGCTACGATGCGATGCGCGAGGTGCCGGCGGAGCGCTGGGACATCGACGCGTACCACGACACCGAGCTCCAGGCGCCGGGGAAGATGGTGGCGCGCCGCGCGTCCTTCGTGGACGGCGTGCAGGGCTTCGACCCGCTCTTCTTCGGCATCTCCCCGCGAGAGGCGGAGCAGATGGACCCGCAGCAGCGGCTGATGCTGGAGCTGGCGTGGGAGGTGTTGGAGGACGCGGGCGTGCCCGCGACGGGGCTGCGTGACTCGAGCACCGGCGTCTTCGTGGGCGCCATCTGGCACGACTACGCGGTGCTGCACCAGAACGCGTGCGCGGCCGTCACGCCGCACACCGCGACGGGGCAGGCGCTCAACATCGTGGCCAACCGCATCTCCTACGCGCTGGGCCTTCGCGGTCCGAGCGTCACGCTGGACACGGCGTGCTCCTCGTCGCTGGTGGCCGCGCACCTGGCCTGTCAGAGCCTGCGCGCGGGCGAGTGCCGGCTGGCGCTGGTGGGCGGCGTCAACCTGCTGCTCGCGCCGGAGACCAGCGTGGCGCTCACCAAGTTCGGTGGGCTGTCGCCGGATGGCGCGAGCAAGGCCTTCGCCGCGGACGCGAACGGCTTCGCGCGCGGCGAGGGCGCGGGCATGGTGGCGCTGATGCCGCTGTCCGCCGCGCAGGCGGCCGGGGTGCCCATCTACTGCGTCATCCGTGGCGGCGCGGTGAACAACAACGGCTTCGGCAACGGCCTGACGGCGCCCAGCGCGTCCGCCCAGGAGTCCCTGCTGCGTGACGCGTACGCGCGCGCCGGAGTGACGCCGAGCCGCGTGCACTACGTGGAGACGCACGGTCCTGGTACGGCGCTGGGCGACCCCATCGAGGCAGGGGCCCTGGGCACGGTGCTGGGCGAGGGGCGCGAGGCGGAGCGCGCGCTGCTCATCGGCTCGGTGAAGACGAACATCGGCCACCTGGAGGGCGCCGCGGGCATCGCCGGTCTGCTCAAGGTGGCGCTGGCGCTGGCGCACCGCCGCGTGCCGCCCAACCTGCACTTCGACGCGCCCAACCCGCTCATCGATTTCGGGACGCTGCGCCTGATGGTCCCCGAGCGCCTGTCGCCCTGGCCCGCTGAGGACGAGAAGGCACTCGCGGGTGTGAGCGCCTTCGGCTGGGGTGGGACGAACTGTCATCTGGTGCTGGAGGAGGCCCCAGGCTCGCGCGCGGAGCTCCTGCCGCTGGCGGCGTCGGATGTGGCGACCCTGCGCGCCGAGGTCGAGAAGGTGGCGGCCCGCGCGTCCGACGCCGGGTCGCTCGAGACGCTGGCGGAACTGTGCCAGCCATGGGCGCGCAGCGTGGGTGAGGGCGAGCACCGGGTGGCCTTCACGGCCCGTTCGCGCGCGGAGCTCGCGGAAGAAGCCCGGGCCTTCCTGGCGGGTCAGGAGCGCGTCGGGCTGGTGGTGGGCAAGGGCGAGCGGCCCTCGCCGCGCATCGCCTTCGTGTGCACGCCCCAGGGCTCTCAATGGGACGGGATGGGGCGCGAGCTGCTCCACCGCGAGCCCGTGTTCCGCGCGAAGGTGGAGTCGCTGGACGCGGCCTTCCGGCCCCTGGCGGGCTGGTCGTTGGTGGAGGCGCTGGTGACGCCGCACCCGCGCGCCGAGGACGCGGACGTGGTGCAGCCGCTGCTCTTCGCGGTCCAGGTGGGGCTCGCGGCCTTGTGGCGCTCGTGGGGCGTGGAGCCGGAGGTGGTGGTGGGTCACAGCCTGGGCGAGGTGGTGGCCGCCTGCATCACCGGCGCGCTGAGCACCGAGGACTCCGCCTGGCTGGTCCACCACTACAGCCGGTTGCAGCAGCGCACGGCGGGCCGCAGTGGCATGGCGCTGGTGGGCCTGCCGGGCGTCGAGGTGGAGGTGCTGCTGACGCCCCTGGAGGGGCGGGTGGTGGTGGCGGGCTTCAACGACCCGTCGACGACGGTGGTGTCCGGTGAGGCGGGGGCGCTCGATGGGCTGCTCGCGGAGCTGTCCTCGCACGGCGTGTTCTGCTCGCGCATCCCCGTCAACGTGGCCGCGCACAGCCCGGAGATGGACGCCATCCGCGAGGACCTGGACGCGGCCTTCGCGCGGATGACGCCCCGGCCGAGCGCTCCTCGCTGGGTGTCCACGGTGACGGGAGAGGACCTGGAGGGCGCGTCGCTGGAGGCGTCCTACTGGAGCCGGAACCTTCGTCAGCCGGTGCGCTTCACGCAGGCGGTGGAGAAGCTGGCGGCGGAGGGCATCGACACCTTCGTCGAGCTGAGCGCGCACCCGGTGATGCGTCGCTCGCTCGAGCAGGCGCTGGCCCGGACGGAGCGCACGACGCTGACGGTGGCCTCGATGCGGCGCGACGATGCGCGCGGTGGCCTGCTGGATGCGCTGGGCGCGTTGTACGCGTGGGGTGCGCCCGTCTGCTGGCCGGGGACCCCGACGGTGGATGGCGCCGTGCTGCTGCCGCTGTCGGCTCGGACGCCGCAGGCGCTGGCGGACCTGGCGCGCTCGCTGGTGCCGCATTGTGACGCCGCGTCGTCGACGTCGCTCGCGGATATCGCGGCGACGCTGGCGCTGCACCGCTCGCCGCTGGACCAGCGACTGGCGCTCGTGGCGCGAGACCTGGCGGGCGCACGCGAGGGGCTGGAGGCCTTCCTGCGGCAGGAGCCGCGTCCGGGGCTGGTGGTGGGACAGGGCCCCGCGTCCTCGCGGACGCCGGTGGTGTTCGTGTTCCCCGGCCAGGGCTCGCAGTGGGTGGGCATGGGGCGTGAGTTGCTCCGGAGCGAGCCCGTCTTCCGCGCGGCGATGCAGGACTGCGACGCGGCGCTGCGGGCCTTCGTGGATTGGTCGCTGCTCGAGGTGCTGGCGTCAAGCGACGCGGGCTGGCTGGAGCGCATCGACGTGGTGCAGCCGGCGCTCTTCTCCATGCAGGTGGGGCTCGCGCGACTGTGGCGCTCGTGGGGAATCACCCCGGACGCGGTGGTGGGCCACAGCATGGGCGAGGTGGCCGCGGCGCACGTGGCCGGCGCCCTGACGCTGGAGGACGCGGCGCGCATCATCTGCCGTCGCAGCAAGCTGCTCCTTCGCACCAGCGGACAGGGAGCCATGGCGGTGACGGAGCTGTCGCTCGACGAGGCGCGCGAGGTGCTGCGCGGCGTGGAGGACCGGCTCTCGGTGGCCGCGAGCAACAGCCCTCGCTCCACGGTGCTCTCCGGAGACCCCCAGGCGCTCCAGCAGGTGTTGGAGACGCTGACGCAGCGTCAGGTCTTCTGCCGGCCGGTGAAGGTCAACGTGGCCTCGCACAGCCCGCAGATGGAGCCGCTGCGCGCGGAGCTGCTCGAGGTGCTCGACGGGCTCTCGCCGCGCGCGAGCGAGGTGGCGCTGCACTCGACGGTGCTCGGGCGCGTGGCGGAGGGGACGGAGCTGACGCCCGCGTACTGGGTGCGCAACCTGAGGGACCCGGTGCTGCTGTCGCAGGTGGTGGAGTCCCTGGTGGCCACGGGGCACGGGCTGTTCGTCGAGGTGAGCGCGCACCCGGTGCTCCTGCCCTCCATCGAGCAGACGCTCGCGCACCTGGGCAAGCCGGGCACGGTGCTGCCGTCGCTGCGGCGCGAGCAGCCCGAGCGCGTGGTGATGCTGGAGTCGCTCGGCCGCCTCTTCACGCAGGGACGCGAGGTCTCCTGGCGCGCGGTGACGCCCGAGGAGGGCCGCCAGGTGTCGCTGCCCACGTACCCGTGGCAGCGCGACCGGTACTGGTTCCAGCCGGGCGCGGCGGGGGCGTCGAGGAGCGCGGGCCAGGGACACGCGGTGCTCGGGGTGTCGCGGCGCTCGTCGCTCCGGCCGGGGGCGCGGTTCTGGGACGTGGACGTGGCGGTGGAGAGGCTGCCGTACCTGAAGGACCACCGCGTGCAGGGCACGGTGGTGCTCCCGGCGGCGGCCTATCTGGACTGGGCCCTGGCCGCGGCGCGCGAGGCGCTGGGCGAGGGGGCGTGGGCCCTGGAGGACGTGCGCATCGACGAGGCGCTGGCGCTGCCCGAGGACGGCTCGCGGCCGACGCAGTTGGTGCTGACGTCGGAGTCGGCGCAGGGCGCGTCGTTCAAGGTCTCCAGCTTCGTGCCCGTGTCGGGCGAGAGCGCGGAGGTGTGGACCGTGCACGCGTCCGGCAGCGTGAGGCCGCTGGCCACGGGGGCCGAGGTGTCCGCCGTGTCGCTGGACGAGGTGCGGCGTCGGTGCACGCAGGTTCGCGAGGGCTCCGCGCACTACGGGGAGATGGAGGCGCGAGGCTTGAGCTACGGCCCGACGTTCCAGGGCCTGCGCGAGGTGTGGCGTCGCGACGGTGAGGCGCTAGGGCGCCTGGAGGTGCCCGAGGCGCTGGGCTCCGTGCGAGGGCTGCACCCGGCGATGCTCGACGCGAGCCTGCAGGTGCTCCTGGAGGCGTTCCCGTCGGGAGGTGGCACCCACGTCCCGGTGCGTGTGCGCCGCTTCGCGGTGAGTCGCGCGGGCACGCCGGTGCGTTGGGCGCATGCGCGACTGTCGGAGCCCGTGGCGGGGGAGACGACGCGGCAGGGAGACGTGTGGCTCCTCGACGCGGACGGCAAGTGGGTCGCCGAGGTGCGCGGCATGGTGCTCGCGCCCCTGGCGGGACAGCGCGACGCGCGGCTGGTGGCGCAGGACCGGGCGCTCTTCGAGATGGCGTGGCACCGCGTGGACGCGCCCACGACATCCCAGCCGGTGGATGCACCCTGGCTCGTGCTGATGGATGGCCAGGGTCATGGCGCCGCGCTCGTGAGCCAGCTCGAGGCACGGGGCGGCACGTGCGTGAAGGTGGAGGCGGGGACGGAGTTCCGCAAGCTGGGCGCCCGGCACTTCGAGGTGGCGCCGGGTTCGCGTGAGCACCTCCAGCGACTGCTGACCGAGGCGTTCCCCGAGGGGCAGTCGTGTGGAGGCGTGGTGTACCTGTGGGCGCTCGAGGCCTCCGAGGTGGAGGTGTCCGGAGCGCGCGCGAGTGACGAGGCCGAGCGGCTGTGCGGTGGCGCGCTGCACCTGGTGCAGGAGCTGACCCGCGCGGGTTGGCGCACCGCGCCCCGGCTGTGGCTCGTGACGAAGGGCGCGCAGGCCGTGGGCGGAGAGCCCCGGGTGAACGCGGTGCAGGGCTCGTTGTGGGGCTTGGGCCGCGTGGTCTCGCACGAGCACCCGGAGCTGCGGTGCACCTGTGTCGATGTCGAGGCGCTGTCCCCGGACGCCGTGGCCTCGCTGCTGACGGCGGAGCTGCTCGCGGGAGCGAAGGACGAGCAGGTGGCGCTGCGCGCCCAGGGACGGCACGCGGCGCGACTGGCGCGGCGGCTGCCTGGGGATGCGTCGCGCGAGTCCGCTGAGCCGAGGCTCCCCGTCGAGGGGCACGCCTTCCGGGTGGAGATTCCCACGCCCGGCGTGTTGGACCGACTGGTGGCGCGGGTGACCGAGCGACGTCGTCCGGCTCGCGGCGAGGTGGAGGTCCAGGTGGAGGCGGCGGCCCTCAACTTCATCGACGTGATGAAGGCGATGGGCATCTACCCGGGTCTGCCTCCTGGGCCTGTCTCGCTGGGTGGCGAGTGCGCGGGCCGCGTGGTGTCCGTGGGTGAGGGCGTCACGGGGTTCTCTCCCGGACAGCGCGTGGTGGCGGTGGCCGGAGGCAGCCTGGGCTCGCACGTCATCGCGGACGCGCGCTTCGTGCGCCCGTGCCCCGAGGGCATGAGCGCCGAGGACGTGTCCACCGTGCCGCTCGTCTTCATGACGGCGTGGTACGCGCTGGAGCACCTGGGGCGGCTCCAGAAGGGAGAGCGAATCCTCATCCACTCCGCGGCGGGCGGACTGGGGCTCGCGGCGGTGCAGGTGGCCCAGGCTCGGGGCGCTGAAATCTTCGCCACGGCGGGCACGCCCGAGAAGCGCGAGTTCCTGCGCAGCCTCGGGATTGCGCACGTCATGGACTCGCGCACGCTGGCCTTCGCCGACGAGGTGAAGCGCCTGACGAACGGCGAGGGCGTGGACGTGGTGCTCAACTCGCTCTCCGGTGACGCGATTCCTCGCGGCCTGGAGCTGCTCGGTCCGGACGGGCGCTTCCTGGAGGTCGGCAAGCGCGACATCTACGACGGCCGGGCGCTGGAGCTCACGCCGTTCCGCAAGAGCATCTCGTACACGGCCATCGACCTGGCGGGCCTTCAGGAGCGCAAGCCCGTGTTGTTCGCGCGGCTGCTCCAGGAGGTGATGGAGCAGGTGGAGTCGGGCGCGCTGCGGCCGCTGCCGTACCAGCGCTTCCCCGTGTCGCGCGTGGCGGACGCCTTCCGCGAGATGGCGCAGGGCCGGCACACCGGCAAGCTCGTCATCGGTATGGAGGACCCCACGCTGAAGGTGGCCCCCGCGCGCTCGGGCTTCCGCGTGCGAGCGGATGGCACGTATCTGGTGACCGGTGGCCTGGGGGGGCTGGGCCTCTCCGCGGCGAAGTGGCTGGTGGAGCACGGCGCGCGGAACCTGCTCCTGATGGGCCGCTCCGCGCCGTCGCAGGCCGCGCGTGGGACGTTGACGGAGCTGGAGACCCTGGGTGCGCGAGTCGTCGTGGCCCAGTCCGATGTCGCGGACGCCGAGCAGCTCCGCGCCGCGCTGGCCAGGACGCGTGACGGAGCGCTGCCGCCCCTCCGCGGCGTGCTGCACTGCGCGGGCGTGCTGGAGGACGCCACCCTGTCGCGGCTGACGACGTCGCACCTGCGCACGGTGATGGCACCCAAGGTGCGCGGCGCGTGGAACCTGCACGAGCTCACGCGAGGCGAGTCCCTGGACTTCTTCGTCCTCTACTCGTCCGTGGCGTCGCTGCTGGGCCTGCCGGGACAGGGCAACTACGCGGCGGCGAACGCGGCGATGGACTCGCTCGCGCACCACCGGCGCGCGGTGGGGCTGCCCGCCACGAGCGTCAACTGGGGTCCGTTCTCGGACGTGGGCCTGGCCGCCGCGCAGTCCAACCGTGGCGAGCGCCTGGCGTACCAGGGCATGGCGAGCTTCGTTGCGCGCGAAGGCGAGGAGCTGCTCCGGCGGCTGCTCGACGAGGGCGCCACGCAGGCCGCCGCGGTGCGCCTGGATGTGCGCCAGTGGCTGGAGTTCTTCCCGTCCGTGGCGCCGCTGCGCGTCTGGTCCGAGCTGAGCGCGGAGGGACGCGGCGAGGTGGCCCGTCCCGGCTCGGACTTCCTGGGCACGCTGAAGCAGGCGGAGCCGGGCGCGCGCCTGGAGATGCTGGAGGCGCACCTGCGCGAGCGGATTGCCCAGGTGCTCCGGCTGGAGCCCTCGCGCGTGGGACGGGCGGACCCGTTCCGGGCGCTGGGCCTGGACTCGCTGATGAGCCTGGAGCTGCGCAACCGCGTCGAGGCGTCCCTGGGGCTCAAGCTCTCCGCGACGCTCCTGTGGACGCACTCCACGCTCGGCGCGCTGAGCGTCCACCTGCTCGAAAGACTCGAGCTCGCGCCGGTGCGCGAGCCCTCAACCCCTTCGCCGTCGAAAGAGAACCCGGAGCGTCCACCCGAGGAGTCCGCCGCGGAGCTCGCGGCCCTCTCAGATGAGCACCTGCTGGACCTCTTCGACGATGCGCTGACCGCGCTGGAGAACGAATCGTGA
- a CDS encoding non-ribosomal peptide synthetase: MSRDTESMSLEEKKQLLKRLLARQDAAPRVAAVQEPFALSYGQSALFHLHQSDPDNHAYHTLFSFRVHGPLDVDALRRAAEGLVERHEVLRTTYGVSDDGRLLQRVQEKGTLPFTLNDSRGVSPTEVRRRLIEEVRKPFDLTTGPVARLSVTRVDGGEHLVVFTQHHVSNDARALQVLQRELLELYGQLVTQGTASLPAPRAQYRQFVEWEQSLLGGPRGEVLERYWKERLAGAPPALELPTDKPRPAEQGCHGDTVIHELDRGLVRRAEARAREQGVTLYTFLLSCFHVLLSRHTGQRDVLVGTPTNTLMSAEDAALQEVVGYAVNPVVVRSSVDEGLGFGAFARELQKRVLEALEHQAYPFPQLVAKLGGPRDASRPPVFQVMFNYLPVSDRDPLAMLGLSVDEGRTFQVNGLTLSPYVLPQQEAQFDVGMECLKLGERLVLALHYNADLFLARTARRLLERFECLLADAVERPSAPCDALEVVSASEREELLLGLNPQPMDWVDGPSMVDLVEAQVRRTPDAVALSVGDTHLTYRELNARANRLAHYLRAHHGAGPDVLVGLMVDRTEWLLIGTLGILKSGAAYVPIDPAYPAERVRYLLQDSSSGVLLTEPQLMETARQGSPAGCVDITTARGDSDEDVAHRPGCEDLAYVIYTSGSTGRPKGTLIEHHSAVSFLRWCQTEFRATDFDVTFFGTSYCFDLSIFEMFYTLSVGRRVRLLRNSLQIAEYLDSEPRILVNTVPSVVKELLAAGADLGNVTVLNMAGEPIPQSVMSQLEGLPIQVRNLYGPSEDTTYSTCYRFPGDDPKVLIGKPLANTRVYILDKDLRLVPRGVPGELCLSGDGLARGYLDRPDLTAERFVPDPFMPGRRMYRTGDVAQWRADGNLDYLGRRDDQVKLNGYRIELGEIEVALSKHPATRETLVLARPGPSRDMELVAWLVCSEKVEPRELRAFLEQRLPRFMVPGHFVFLDAFPLTPNGKIDKKALAAPVPAASRGAMPPVAPRSELERALHELWGHALRGAHFGIDDNFFDVGGSSLHLTQIHMSLQRRLGRKMPMTELYRFPTIRALAEFLDGGAEKQAEPSNDERAERMRKQEQFFRARKARRS, from the coding sequence ATGTCTCGAGACACCGAATCGATGTCCCTGGAGGAGAAGAAGCAGCTCTTGAAGCGCCTCTTGGCGCGACAGGACGCGGCCCCGCGGGTGGCGGCGGTGCAAGAGCCCTTCGCCCTCTCCTACGGCCAGTCCGCGCTGTTCCACCTGCACCAGTCCGACCCGGACAACCACGCGTACCACACGCTGTTCTCGTTCCGCGTGCACGGCCCGCTGGACGTGGATGCCCTGCGCCGCGCGGCCGAGGGGCTGGTGGAGCGGCACGAGGTGCTGCGCACCACCTACGGTGTCAGCGACGACGGGCGGCTGCTCCAGCGCGTCCAGGAGAAGGGCACGCTCCCCTTCACCCTGAATGACTCGCGTGGCGTGTCCCCGACGGAGGTGCGCCGCCGTCTCATCGAGGAGGTGCGCAAGCCCTTCGACCTGACGACGGGGCCGGTGGCCCGGCTGAGCGTCACCCGCGTGGACGGCGGCGAGCACCTGGTGGTCTTCACCCAGCACCACGTCTCCAACGACGCGCGGGCGCTGCAGGTGCTCCAGCGGGAGCTGCTCGAGCTCTACGGCCAGCTCGTCACCCAGGGCACGGCGAGCCTGCCGGCGCCTCGCGCGCAGTACCGCCAGTTCGTGGAGTGGGAGCAGTCGTTGCTCGGCGGTCCTCGCGGCGAGGTGCTGGAGCGCTACTGGAAGGAGCGCCTGGCGGGGGCGCCTCCCGCGCTGGAGCTGCCCACGGACAAGCCCCGGCCCGCGGAGCAGGGCTGCCACGGCGACACCGTCATCCACGAGCTGGACCGGGGGCTGGTGCGCCGCGCGGAGGCCCGGGCGCGTGAGCAGGGCGTGACGCTGTACACCTTCCTGCTCTCGTGCTTCCACGTGCTGCTCTCGCGGCACACCGGTCAGCGCGACGTGCTGGTGGGGACGCCCACCAACACGCTCATGTCCGCGGAGGACGCGGCGCTGCAGGAGGTCGTCGGCTACGCCGTCAACCCCGTGGTGGTGCGCTCCTCGGTGGACGAGGGGCTGGGCTTCGGCGCCTTCGCGCGCGAGCTGCAGAAGCGGGTGCTGGAGGCGCTCGAGCACCAGGCGTACCCCTTCCCTCAGCTGGTGGCGAAGCTGGGGGGACCGAGGGACGCGTCGCGCCCGCCGGTCTTCCAGGTGATGTTCAACTACCTGCCGGTCAGCGACCGCGACCCTCTGGCGATGCTCGGCCTGTCCGTGGACGAGGGCCGCACCTTCCAGGTGAACGGGCTGACGCTGTCGCCGTACGTGCTGCCGCAGCAGGAGGCCCAGTTCGACGTGGGCATGGAGTGCCTGAAGCTGGGCGAGCGGCTGGTGCTGGCGCTGCACTACAACGCGGACCTCTTCCTGGCCCGGACCGCGCGCCGGCTGCTGGAGCGCTTCGAGTGCCTGCTGGCGGACGCGGTGGAGCGCCCCTCGGCCCCGTGTGACGCGCTGGAGGTGGTGTCCGCGTCCGAGCGCGAGGAGCTGCTGCTCGGCCTCAACCCCCAGCCGATGGACTGGGTGGACGGGCCGTCCATGGTGGACCTGGTGGAGGCCCAGGTGCGCCGCACGCCGGACGCCGTGGCGCTGTCCGTGGGAGACACGCACCTGACGTACCGCGAGCTGAACGCGCGGGCCAACCGCCTGGCGCACTACCTGCGCGCGCACCATGGGGCCGGCCCGGACGTGCTGGTGGGGTTGATGGTAGACCGCACCGAGTGGCTCCTCATCGGCACGCTCGGCATCCTCAAGTCCGGCGCGGCCTACGTGCCCATCGACCCGGCGTACCCGGCCGAGCGCGTGCGCTACCTGCTGCAGGACAGCAGCAGCGGCGTGCTGCTCACCGAGCCGCAGCTCATGGAGACGGCGCGCCAGGGGTCGCCCGCGGGCTGCGTGGACATCACCACCGCGCGGGGGGACTCGGACGAGGACGTGGCGCACCGCCCTGGCTGCGAGGACCTGGCCTACGTCATCTACACGTCCGGCTCCACGGGTCGACCCAAGGGGACGCTCATCGAGCACCACAGCGCGGTGTCCTTCCTGCGCTGGTGCCAGACGGAGTTCCGCGCGACGGACTTCGACGTCACCTTCTTCGGCACGTCGTACTGCTTCGACCTGTCCATCTTCGAGATGTTCTACACGCTGTCGGTGGGGCGCCGAGTCCGGCTCCTGCGCAACAGCCTGCAGATCGCCGAGTACCTGGACAGCGAGCCGCGCATCCTCGTCAACACGGTGCCCTCCGTGGTGAAGGAGCTGCTGGCGGCGGGCGCGGACCTGGGCAACGTCACCGTGCTGAACATGGCGGGCGAGCCCATCCCGCAGAGCGTGATGTCCCAGCTGGAGGGCCTGCCCATCCAGGTGCGCAACCTGTACGGCCCCAGCGAGGACACGACGTACAGCACCTGCTACCGCTTCCCGGGGGACGACCCGAAGGTGCTCATCGGCAAGCCGCTGGCGAACACCCGCGTGTACATCCTCGACAAGGACCTGCGGCTGGTGCCCCGGGGCGTGCCCGGCGAGCTGTGCCTGTCGGGCGATGGCCTGGCGCGCGGGTACCTGGACCGGCCGGACCTGACGGCCGAGCGCTTCGTTCCCGACCCGTTCATGCCCGGTCGGCGCATGTACCGCACGGGCGACGTCGCGCAGTGGCGCGCGGATGGGAACCTGGACTATCTGGGGCGGCGCGATGACCAGGTGAAGCTCAACGGCTATCGCATCGAGCTGGGCGAAATCGAGGTGGCGCTGTCGAAGCACCCGGCCACGCGCGAGACGCTGGTGCTGGCGCGGCCCGGGCCCTCGCGGGACATGGAGCTGGTGGCCTGGCTGGTGTGCTCGGAGAAGGTGGAGCCGCGCGAGCTGCGGGCGTTCCTGGAGCAGCGCCTGCCGCGCTTCATGGTGCCGGGGCACTTCGTCTTCCTGGACGCGTTCCCGCTCACGCCGAACGGGAAAATCGACAAGAAGGCGCTGGCGGCGCCGGTGCCCGCGGCCTCCCGCGGCGCGATGCCTCCCGTCGCGCCGCGCAGTGAGCTGGAGCGCGCGCTGCACGAGCTGTGGGGGCACGCGCTGCGCGGCGCCCACTTCGGCATCGACGACAACTTCTTCGACGTGGGGGGCAGCTCGCTGCACCTGACGCAGATCCACATGTCGTTGCAGCGGCGGCTGGGGCGGAAGATGCCGATGACGGAGCTGTACCGCTTCCCGACCATCCGCGCGCTGGCCGAGTTCCTGGACGGGGGGGCCGAGAAGCAGGCCGAGCCCTCGAACGACGAGCGGGCCGAGCGCATGCGCAAGCAGGAGCAGTTCTTCCGGGCGCGCAAGGCGCGGCGGAGCTGA